GGTCGCCGTGGGTGATGTGGTGAGCTGCCACGCGACCTGTTTACGCACCGGCAGCAGTTCCATCACCATCAACGTGGAAGTGTGGATCAAGAAGGTCTCTTCTGAACCCATTGGCCAGACCTACTGTGCTACCGAAGCGGTGTTCATCTATGTTGCCGTGGACGAGGCGGGCAAATCGCGTCCGTTACCGGCGGATAAAAGCCACTTTACGGCTGAAACCGATCCTGCCTGAAACCGGGGCGGCAATGCCGCCCCTCTGCGTTACTCGACGCTCGCCCCGCCGTTGATCCGGAACACAATATTCATGGTCATGTTCTGCCCGGGTTTGCCGCTCTGATAGCGCCACTTTTTCATCGCCTGCTTCACTTCACGCTCAAACATATTGCGCGGCTCAGCCGAAAGGATACGAATGTTGTCCACGCGGCCATCGCTGTCGACATCAAACTGCACGCGTACTTTTCCTTCGACCCGCAAGGCAAACGCACGCGCCGGATAAGCCGGTTTGCTGACGCTCAGCGCCTGTGGGCCTGTTGCCACGCTTTGCGACGGCGCTGGTGACGGTTTAGGTGCCGTTTGCGGCTTGCTCTGCGTGGTTGGTGCCTTCTGATCAAACGGCGATGCAGCACGCGGCTCCGCAGGCTTAACCGGCTGCTTTGGCTTTACCGCCTCGTGCTTAACCGGTTTGGGCTTAGGCTTGGGTTTAGGCTTTGGCTCGGGTTTTGGAATCGGCACCGGCTCGGGTTTTGGCGGCTCGGGTGCAGGTTCCGGCACGGGCTCCGGCTCAGGTTGCGGCTCGGCAACGGGTTCAGGCGGCTGCTGTACGGCAGGCGCTGGCGCCGGCATCGGCTGAACTTCCGGCGCGACCATCGTGACACTGATCGGTTGAGACGCTTTAGGCACTTCAATAACCTGGTGAAAAGATGCATAGAGCAAGCCTGCAATCACCGAGCCGTGAAGCGCAACGGAGAGCAATACCGGAAGAGAAAGTCGTTTGGGTAATGTCGAAGTCAGCGTCGTCATAACAATCTGGTTGATAGAGTGAGGCGATAATTTTAAATGCAAATAGCAATCAGTTTCAATAACATTAGGCCATCGCGGCCATAAAAGCGTTTCGTGCCCGGCAACGGCGCTTTCGCAGCGGCAAATTTATCTTTCAATTGCACTCTCGATCACGATGACTTACCGTGTCAGCCACATCATTTGATCCGACAGGAGT
The sequence above is drawn from the Duffyella gerundensis genome and encodes:
- the yciA gene encoding acyl-CoA thioester hydrolase YciA, translating into MNREHKMPQGEMVMRTLAMPADTNANGDIFGGWLMAQMDMGGAIMAKEIAEGRVVTVRVDGMSFLKPVAVGDVVSCHATCLRTGSSSITINVEVWIKKVSSEPIGQTYCATEAVFIYVAVDEAGKSRPLPADKSHFTAETDPA
- the tonB gene encoding TonB system transport protein TonB; the encoded protein is MTTLTSTLPKRLSLPVLLSVALHGSVIAGLLYASFHQVIEVPKASQPISVTMVAPEVQPMPAPAPAVQQPPEPVAEPQPEPEPVPEPAPEPPKPEPVPIPKPEPKPKPKPKPKPVKHEAVKPKQPVKPAEPRAASPFDQKAPTTQSKPQTAPKPSPAPSQSVATGPQALSVSKPAYPARAFALRVEGKVRVQFDVDSDGRVDNIRILSAEPRNMFEREVKQAMKKWRYQSGKPGQNMTMNIVFRINGGASVE